The Haloarchaeobius amylolyticus genome window below encodes:
- a CDS encoding helix-hairpin-helix domain-containing protein, producing MKAITKSGVSIPCENFKAIEEGVLLFDDEKRKQLVGFVPHADLQFVVPDDVAASLDVGEPEPAPVVGGHASRDDEIAWGEATGEGIGIEVDHGPVASPVEVDEPATTENESDLPVEQRRARAMSELTEIHGLGPTYADRLRSAGITTLGGLSMARPDHVASAVGVSKRRAEIWIDRATEMQSQAEPEQHRQGADEASVANRPDSWTWT from the coding sequence ATGAAGGCGATAACCAAGAGCGGCGTATCCATCCCGTGCGAGAACTTCAAGGCCATCGAGGAGGGCGTCCTCCTCTTCGACGACGAGAAACGCAAGCAGCTGGTGGGGTTCGTCCCACACGCCGACCTGCAGTTCGTGGTGCCCGACGATGTCGCGGCGAGCCTCGACGTCGGAGAGCCGGAACCGGCGCCGGTCGTGGGCGGACACGCCTCGCGAGACGACGAGATCGCCTGGGGCGAGGCCACCGGCGAGGGCATCGGCATCGAGGTCGACCACGGTCCGGTCGCGTCCCCGGTCGAGGTCGACGAGCCCGCCACGACAGAGAACGAGTCGGACCTGCCCGTCGAGCAGCGCCGGGCCCGGGCGATGTCGGAGCTGACCGAGATACACGGGCTCGGCCCGACCTACGCCGACCGGCTGCGGTCTGCCGGCATCACGACGCTCGGCGGCCTCTCGATGGCCAGGCCGGACCACGTCGCGTCCGCGGTCGGCGTCTCGAAGCGCCGGGCCGAGATCTGGATCGACCGGGCCACGGAGATGCAGTCGCAGGCCGAACCGGAGCAGCACCGACAGGGCGCCGACGAGGCGTCGGTCGCGAACCGCCCGGACTCGTGGACCTGGACCTGA